Part of the Desulfovibrio sp. ZJ209 genome, TCCCATCCTTTCTTCGGTCATTTCCATCGTCATCACGCTGGTGGGCCTGCTCGCCATGACGGCGCTGCCCATCGCGCAGTATCCCGACCTCGTGCCGCCCACGGTCAACGTGAGCGCGAGCTATCCGGGCGCCTCGGCGGCGACCATCGCCTCCACGGTGCTCGCGCCGCTGGAAGTGAACATCAACGGCGTGGAAAACATGCTCTACATGACGTCCACGGCGGCCTCGGGCTCGGGCTCCGGCACCATCAACGTGTATTTTTCGCTGGATACCGACCCGGACATGGCGCTCGTCAACGTCAACAACAAGGTCAACCTCGCGCAGACGACCCTGCCCGAGGAGGTGCGCCGCCAGGGCGTCACCGTTGTCAAGCGCTCGCCCGCCGCGCTCATGTTCTTCTCGTTCTTCTCGCCCGACGGCCGCTATGACGAGGTCTATCTGCACAACTGGATGCAGATCAACGTGGTGGACGAGCTCAAGCGCGTGGCCGGCGTGGGCGACTGCTCGGTGTTCGGCAACCGCAACTACTCCATGCGCATCTGGCTCCAGCCGGACAAGCTCGCCAAGTACGGCATCTCCACGCAGGAGGTGGCGGCCGCCATCCAGGAGCAGAATTCCCAGTTCGCGCCCGGGCGCCTCGGCGAAATGCCCGCCCCTCAAGATACCCAGCTCACCTGGCAGATCGACACCCTGGGGCGCCTCGTGACGCCCGAGCAGTTCGGCGAGATCATCGTCCGCACCGGGCCGGACAGCGCCATGCTGCGCTTGAAGGACGTGGCGGACATCAAGCTCGGCGGCCTCGACTACAGCGTGTCCTCGCGCTTCGACGGCATGCCCGCCTGCATGGGCGGCGTCTACCTGCTCCCGGGCGCCAACGCCATCGCCACCGGCGACCGCGTGTCCGCGCGCCTCGCCGAGATCGCCCAGACCATGCCCGACGGCATGGAATTCCAGCTCGTGGTGGATACCAATGACTTCGTCATGGAATCCATCCACGAGGTCATCAGCACCCTCATCGAGGCCATGATCCTCGTGTTCATCGTGGTCTTCGTCTTCCTCCAGAACTGGCGGGCCACGCTCATCCCCTGCATCGCGGTGCCCGTGTCCATCATCGGCACCTTCGCCGGCCTCTACGCGCTCGGCTTTTCCATCAACACGCTCACGCTCTTCGCCATGGTGCTCGCCATCGGCCTCGTGGTGGACGACGCCATCGTGGTGCTCGAAAACGTGGAGCGCATCATGAGCACCGAGCACTTGCCGCCCAAGGAAGCCACGGCCAAGAGCATGAACGAGATCACCGCCCCGGTCATCGCCATCGTGCTCGTGCTCTGCTCGGTGTTCATCCCCGTGGCCTTCATGGGCGGCCTCGCGGGCCAGATGTACAAGCAGTTCGCCATCACCATCGCGGTCTCGGTGACGCTCTCGGGCATCGTGGCGCTCACGCTCACGCCGTCGCTCTGCGCGCTTCTGCTCAAGCCGCACGCGGCCGACTACAAGCCGCCCAAGGCCTTCGTCTGGTTCGACTACACCTTCGGGCGCATCACCCACGCCTATTTGCGCGGCGTGCGCTACCTGAAGGACCACGGCGTCACGGCGCTCATCCTGACGGCCCTCATGTTCGTCTGCATCATCTGGCTCTTCAGGGTGGTGCCCGGCGGCCTCGTGCCCAACGAGGACCAGGGCTACACCCTCGGCATGGCCATCCTCGACGACGGCGCCTCGCTCAAGCGCACCGAGACCGTGGGCGACGTGATCAACGATTACGGCCTCAAGATCCCGGGCGTGCGCCATCTCGCCAACATCAACGGCATCGACATCACCACGGTCTCGGTGAAGAGCAACTATTCCACCTTCTTCACCACGCTGGAGCCGTGGAGCAAGCGCAAGAAAAAGTCGGAATCGGCCGGTGCCATCTCCGACAGGATGAAGGCCGTGACCATGATGCAGCCCGAGGCGGTGGTGCTGGGCTTCTTGCCGCCGCCCATCAGCGGCATGAGCACCACCGGCGGCTTCGAGGGCTATATCCAGATGCGCGGCGACGGCACGCTCAACGACCTCGAGAAGCAGGCCAACGCCTTCGTGGCCGAGGCCCTGAGCAGGAACGCCGACGGGACGCCCAAGTACCCGGCCATCGGCAGCGTGCAGAACCTCTTTTCCACGGGCTCGCCGCAGCTCTACGCCAACCTTGACCGCGACCGCTGCAAGGACATGGGCGTGAACATCAGCGACGTGTTCACCACCATGAGCGCCACGTTTGGCGGCATGTACGTCAACGACTTCAACTACATGGGCCGTACCTTTCAGGTGCGCCTCCAGTCCGAGTCGCAGTTCCGCCAGCTCCCCGAGGACCTCTCCGACGTCTATGTGCCCAACAACAAGGGCGAGATGATCCCGCTCACGGCCCTCATGACGCTGGAGCGGCGCACCGCCCCGCAGGTGGTGGAGCGCTACAACGTCTTCCCGGCGGCGCATGTCATGGGCAACCCGGCGGACGGCTATTCCTCGGGTCAGGCGCTGGCCGCCATGGAGGCCGTCGCCAGGACGCTCCCCAACGACTATTCGCTCGGCTGGGTGGGCTCGGCCCTGCAGGAAAAGCTCGCGAGCTCGGACACCACCATGATCTTCGTGCTGGCGCTCGTCATGGTCTTCCTCATCCTGGCCGCGCAGTACGAATCGTGGTCGCTGCCGCTCTCGGTGCTCACGGCCGTGCCCTTCGGCGTGTTCGGCGCCCTGGTGGCGACCTATTTCCGCGGGCTGGAGAATGACGTGTACTTCCAGGTGGCGCTCGTGACCATCATCGGCCTCGCCGCCAAGAACGCCATCCTCATCGTGGAATTCGCCGTGGACGCCTGGCACGACGGCCGCAGCCTCGACGTTGCCGCCATGCAGGCCGCGCGCCTGCGCTTCCGGCCCATCGTCATGACCTCGCTCGCCTTCATCCTCGGCGTGGTGCCGCTGGCCATCAGCACGGGCGCGGGCGCCAACAGCCGCCACTCCATCGGCACGGCGGTCATCGGCGGCATGCTGGGCGCCACCTGCATCGCCACTGTGTTCCTGCCGTATTTCTTCAAGCTCATCATGCAGATCTCGCTCAAGCTGCGCGGCAAGACAGACCCCAATGCCGGCAAGGGCAGCCTGGACGGGGAGGTGGACGACCTATGAGTTTCAGCGCATCTACGCCGCGCACAGGGGGCCATGCCCTGAAACGCCTTGCCGCGGGCATCCTTTGCGCATGCCTCGCCTGCGCCCTCGCCGCCTGCTCCTTTGCGCCGCGCTATGAAAGGCCGGTGCAGGACCTGCCCAAGGAATGGCGCTCGGTGGATCTGGGCTCCGCCCCGCTGGACACGGACTGGTGGACGCGGTTCAATGATCCCGTGCTCACGGCCCTCATTGACGACGCGCTGACCTATAATCAGGATCTCGCCCAGTCGCTGGCGCGCATCGACTCGGCCGCCGCCCAGGTGGGCGTGGCCACGGCGGCCCTCTTCCCGCAGGTGAGCGGCACGGGCGCGGCCACGGCCCAGAGCGCTTCGGAAAAGGCGCCCAACACGGTGCCCTTTGCGGTGAGCGGCATGTCGCGCTCGACCACGCAGTACCAGGGCGCGCTTTCCGCCGGCTGGGAGCTCGACCTCTGGGGCAAGGCGCGCAACCGGCGCACCATGCTGAGCGACGTGCTCATGAACAGCGTCATCGGCCACGAGGCCCTGCGCCTCTCCGTGGCGGCGCAGACGGCCCAGGGCTATTTCGCGCTGCTCGCGCTCGACATGCAGCTTGAGACGGCCAGGCGCACGCTCAAGAGCCGCGAGGAATCCTTCGGCATCTACACGAGCCGCTACGAGCAGGGGGACATCACCGAGCTCGACTGGCAGCGCGCCCGCGCCGAGGTGGAGATCGCCCGCGCGCAGGTGCATACCAGCACCGTGGCCGTGGACCAGGCCGAGGCGGCGCTGGCCGTGCTCATTGGCCGCTCGCCGCGTGACATCATCAACCGCGCCATGCCCCGCGGCCATGACATCGGGAGCCTGCCCGCGCCGCCGGTGCTGCCTTCAGGGCTCCCCTCAGAATTGCTTATGCGCCGGCCCGACATCCGCGCGGCGGAATACCTGATCATGGCCTACAACGCCAATATCGGCGTGGCCCGCGCCCAGTTCTTCCCGTCCATCTCGCTCACGGGCGCCATCGGCACCCTGAGCGCAGCGGTGGCGAACCTGTTCACCAACCCCGCCGGCACGTGGAGCTACGGGGCCAGCGGCTCCATCCCAATTCTGGATTTCGGCAACAACTGGTACAACCTCAAGGACGCCGAGGCCCAGAAGCGCGCGGCCGAGGCCGCCTACCGCAAGACCGTGCAGACGGCCTTCGAGGACATCCGCACCTCGCTCACGGCGCAACGCGAGGCCGGGGCCATCGTGCGCAGCATGCAGATCGAGGTGGAGAGCCTGCGGCGCGCCACGGAGATCGCCCGCCTCCAGTACGACAACGGCTATACCGATTACCTCACCGTGCTCGATGCCGAGCGCCAGCTCTTCGCCGCCGAGCTCCAGCTGGCCTCGGCCCTGCGCGACAGGCTCAACGCCGTGGTCAGCGTGTGCATGGCCCTTGGGGGCGGCTGGTCGGATACGGGCGCCACGCCCTCCTTCCCCATCGTGGATACGGAAGCATTGCTGGAAGAAGAAAAAGCCGTGGGCCTGCCGGCCTCCCGAAGCGGCGCGGGCGCGCGGCCATGAATATGAGGAAACCCGGCCAAGGCCGGGTTTTCTTGTCTTGCGGGCGCCCGGGTGTTTTGCGCGGGCTCCTGCTCCCGCTGCTCCTGCTCGGGGCGTTGTGCGCGTATGCTCCAGAGGCGCTGGCGGCCACGGCCGCTCACCAGCCGGCGCAGAAGGGCAAGGCGCTGCACGGCCAGTCCTGGGCTTTCGGGCAGTCCGAAGACAGGAAGGCGGCCATCTGGCGGCGCGGCGTGCCGGCGCAGAGCCTGAAGCAGAGGGCGCTCACCGGCACGGGCGCCAAGGCCCAGAGCGGAAAGGCGGCGGCAAAGGGCAGCAAGAGTGCGGCTGCCGGCACGTCGGGGGCGGCCAAGGGCGCTTCGCAAAAAAGCGCCGCCAAAAAGAGCGCCCCGGGGCATGGCGCCATGGATACGGAAAGCGGCATCGACCGCGCGCTCGCCGCGGCCCAGGCCATGGCGGACGCCGAAGCGGCGGAAGCGGCCAAGGGCCAGCACGCGAAGCCCAAGGGTTCCCTGGGCATGAGCATGAAAAACTCGACCACCACCTGGAATGTGACGCCCATGCGCGAAGCCATGCGCCCGGACGAGGTGCTGGTGCGCGACAGGCACCATGTGCTGCGCGCCTTCGCGGATGTGGAGCCCACGGAAGACCTCAGCATCCGGGTCGGGCCCGAGCTCATCCTTAAAGATGAGCAGCACGGCGCCGAAAGCGCGGGCTCAAGCCAGCCGGACTCGGCCTTGGGCCTCGGCATGCAGTTCAAGCTGGATTTTTAGGCCGGGTTCTCCGGCGCACCCCACATTCATCACGTCCGCCGGCGGACAATGTAAAGGCGCCCATGCGGGCGCCTTTTTGGGTATTCTGCCGTTTTTACTTGGTTATGTTATAGCGTGTAGTTGACGGATCTTCCTTAAATCCGTCTGGAGCGAAGCGGAAGACGGGTGCTGCGACCGGATGGCGGCGCGCAGCGCCGTGCCCGTTGGCGAGCAACGCGAGCCCTACGGGCATCGACAGCAGCGATGGTGCCGGAAGAATCCTAAAAAATAAGATTTTTCGGTGCTGGCGCGCTAGCCGTTGGCGAGTCCGCGAGCCTTACGGATAGCGACAGCGGTTTCGTTGATTGGCTGGCGCGCTAACTAATTGCTGTCTCCATCCGTAGCTTCCTGCGTCGCAACGGCTGGAGCAAGGCTGTTTTTGACGGATAATTTCGGCATTACAGATGCAGCACAGACGACCACCCACTCAAAAGTATAACAAAGCCTTTTACTTCCGCACCAGCTTGAAGGGGATGACATGGGTCTCGGCGTCCACTTCCTCCGTGGGGCCCAGCTCCCAGACGGGTTCGCCCTGCCAGCCGAGGCGTTCGGCCACGGCGCGGGCCACGCCGGCCACATCGAGAACGGGATGGCGCTTGAACACCTGCGGCAGGCCATAGGTGAGGCTGCATTTCAGGCACTTGCCCGGGCGCTGGCGAAGCTCGAAGGCGAGGCGGGCCTCCGTGTCGGTCACGCCGAGCGGGACAAGGCGGATGTCATAGGCGCCTTCCTCGGCGCCGCCGAAGAGCGCGTCAAAAAAAGCGTCCGTGCGGGCGGCGGGAAAGATCTCATCCAGAAAAGGCTGGTCCAGTTCCGGCATGGGGGCTCCTTGGGGTGATGGCGGTTGCGGGCAGGGCGCGGACGGCTCAGCCGTCGTTCGGGCTCATGAGGCGCGCCATGTCTTCCTCCATAACCCGCAAATCCTCGCGCGGCAAGGCGGTGGGGGTGAAGCGGCCCACGAGCTCACGCGGATGCACTGGGACGCCCCCGGGATTGATGCCCGCAAGGCGTCCGAGATAGCCGACGACCACTTCCGGCCTCACGCCGGCAGCCCTAAGCGCGGCAAGCGACAGGCTGGCGTGACGCTTGGCAAGCCGCTCGCCCCCGCTATCCAGCAGGAGCGGGATATGTGTGTATCTGGGCGGCCTGAGCCCCAAAAAGCGCATGACGAGCAGCTGGCGCGGCGTGGAGGGCAAGAGGTCGCGCCCGCGCACCACTTCGGTCACGCCCATGAGGCCGTCGTCCACGGCCACGGCCAGCTGGTAGGCCACCACGCCGTCGGAGCGGCGCAGGGCGAAATCACCGCCAAAGGCCTCGGGGCTGAACGCTTGCGGCCCCTGGAGCATATCGCAGAAGCGCACGGACTCGTCAGGACTGCGCAGGCGCAGGGCCGCGTGCCTCCCGGCCGCAATGAGGCGCTGCCGCTCCGGCTGCGTGAGGCTGCGGCACGGGTCGGGCGCGGCCGGCCCCTCCTCGCCGGCATGGGGCGCGGAGGCGAGCTGGCGCAGCTCCTTGCGGCTGCAAAAACAGGGATAGGTGAGGCCGGCGGCCTCCAGCTTCGCGATGGCCCCGGCATAGATGTGCCCGCGCCGGCTCTGCGCCATGGGCCCGAGCGCGGGCGCGGCATCTTCCTCTTCCGGCCCGGCGTCCCAGTCCAGCCCGAGCCAATGGAGGTCGTCCACGATGGCGGCGGCAAAGGCCGGGCGCGAGCGCTGCGGGTCCAGGTCCTCCATGCGCAGCAGGACGCGGCCCCCCTTGCTGCGCGCCGAGAGCCACGCCAGCAGGAAGGCCCAGGCGTTGCCAAGGTGGAGCAGCCCCGTGGGGCTTGGCGCGAGGCGCCCAACCACGGGCCGCGCTTCAGGAGGGCCGGGCTCTCCTGTCGATCCTCTGTCGCTCATGCTGCTGGCCTTTTAGAAGTCCGGGCAATAGTTTCGATGTGGATACGAAAAAACGCGGCCAGGCCGCGTTTTTTCGCTGCTCCCCGGGGGAGGAAATTCCGGCCGCGCAAACTCAGGAACGGTTCCGGCTGCTCTTGCCGCTGAGCGAAGAGACGGTCTTGTGGCCGCTCTTGCGGGAAGCCGTGGACTTGGCCGCGGCCGGCTTGGTTGCGGCCTTGACGGGAGCCTTGCTGGCCTGGACACGGCTCTTGAGCGCGCTCTTGCCGGAGGCGGGCTTCTGCGCGGAGGCCACGGCGCCGCCCTTGCCCGACTTTTTGGCGGACTTCACGGACTTGCCGGATTTCGCGGACTTGGCCGCGGACTTCGACACCTTGGACTTGGCCGTCTTGACGGACTTGCCCGCTTTGGCGGCCTTGCTGCCCTTGGCGGACGCCGAAGCCACGGTGGCAGCCTTGGCGCCCTTGCGGGCCTCTCTCGCGTCGGCATAAACGGCGAGGCGGCTTTCGGCCTGGGCCACGAGATTTTCGCCGCTGCCGATG contains:
- the gluQRS gene encoding tRNA glutamyl-Q(34) synthetase GluQRS, whose product is MSDRGSTGEPGPPEARPVVGRLAPSPTGLLHLGNAWAFLLAWLSARSKGGRVLLRMEDLDPQRSRPAFAAAIVDDLHWLGLDWDAGPEEEDAAPALGPMAQSRRGHIYAGAIAKLEAAGLTYPCFCSRKELRQLASAPHAGEEGPAAPDPCRSLTQPERQRLIAAGRHAALRLRSPDESVRFCDMLQGPQAFSPEAFGGDFALRRSDGVVAYQLAVAVDDGLMGVTEVVRGRDLLPSTPRQLLVMRFLGLRPPRYTHIPLLLDSGGERLAKRHASLSLAALRAAGVRPEVVVGYLGRLAGINPGGVPVHPRELVGRFTPTALPREDLRVMEEDMARLMSPNDG
- a CDS encoding efflux transporter outer membrane subunit, with the translated sequence MSFSASTPRTGGHALKRLAAGILCACLACALAACSFAPRYERPVQDLPKEWRSVDLGSAPLDTDWWTRFNDPVLTALIDDALTYNQDLAQSLARIDSAAAQVGVATAALFPQVSGTGAATAQSASEKAPNTVPFAVSGMSRSTTQYQGALSAGWELDLWGKARNRRTMLSDVLMNSVIGHEALRLSVAAQTAQGYFALLALDMQLETARRTLKSREESFGIYTSRYEQGDITELDWQRARAEVEIARAQVHTSTVAVDQAEAALAVLIGRSPRDIINRAMPRGHDIGSLPAPPVLPSGLPSELLMRRPDIRAAEYLIMAYNANIGVARAQFFPSISLTGAIGTLSAAVANLFTNPAGTWSYGASGSIPILDFGNNWYNLKDAEAQKRAAEAAYRKTVQTAFEDIRTSLTAQREAGAIVRSMQIEVESLRRATEIARLQYDNGYTDYLTVLDAERQLFAAELQLASALRDRLNAVVSVCMALGGGWSDTGATPSFPIVDTEALLEEEKAVGLPASRSGAGARP
- a CDS encoding multidrug efflux RND transporter permease subunit — encoded protein: MAVSAKPNLFLRRPILSSVISIVITLVGLLAMTALPIAQYPDLVPPTVNVSASYPGASAATIASTVLAPLEVNINGVENMLYMTSTAASGSGSGTINVYFSLDTDPDMALVNVNNKVNLAQTTLPEEVRRQGVTVVKRSPAALMFFSFFSPDGRYDEVYLHNWMQINVVDELKRVAGVGDCSVFGNRNYSMRIWLQPDKLAKYGISTQEVAAAIQEQNSQFAPGRLGEMPAPQDTQLTWQIDTLGRLVTPEQFGEIIVRTGPDSAMLRLKDVADIKLGGLDYSVSSRFDGMPACMGGVYLLPGANAIATGDRVSARLAEIAQTMPDGMEFQLVVDTNDFVMESIHEVISTLIEAMILVFIVVFVFLQNWRATLIPCIAVPVSIIGTFAGLYALGFSINTLTLFAMVLAIGLVVDDAIVVLENVERIMSTEHLPPKEATAKSMNEITAPVIAIVLVLCSVFIPVAFMGGLAGQMYKQFAITIAVSVTLSGIVALTLTPSLCALLLKPHAADYKPPKAFVWFDYTFGRITHAYLRGVRYLKDHGVTALILTALMFVCIIWLFRVVPGGLVPNEDQGYTLGMAILDDGASLKRTETVGDVINDYGLKIPGVRHLANINGIDITTVSVKSNYSTFFTTLEPWSKRKKKSESAGAISDRMKAVTMMQPEAVVLGFLPPPISGMSTTGGFEGYIQMRGDGTLNDLEKQANAFVAEALSRNADGTPKYPAIGSVQNLFSTGSPQLYANLDRDRCKDMGVNISDVFTTMSATFGGMYVNDFNYMGRTFQVRLQSESQFRQLPEDLSDVYVPNNKGEMIPLTALMTLERRTAPQVVERYNVFPAAHVMGNPADGYSSGQALAAMEAVARTLPNDYSLGWVGSALQEKLASSDTTMIFVLALVMVFLILAAQYESWSLPLSVLTAVPFGVFGALVATYFRGLENDVYFQVALVTIIGLAAKNAILIVEFAVDAWHDGRSLDVAAMQAARLRFRPIVMTSLAFILGVVPLAISTGAGANSRHSIGTAVIGGMLGATCIATVFLPYFFKLIMQISLKLRGKTDPNAGKGSLDGEVDDL